The Candidatus Saccharimonadales bacterium nucleotide sequence AGTTGGTCAGCGTGGTTATAACTTCAGTAACTACAGTAGTATCACATCAGATGATGCACTTGTTAGCGCGAGTCTCCGTCTTGAACCAGAGCTGAGAAATGCAAAGTACAAAGCATTTGCGAAGCAGTGGGTCGAAGATGTGCCTGCAATTGCACTCTATCAGTCAACAGTTCAATACGTTCAAGGTCAGGGTGTCTCGTCGGTCGGTGACAATGCCGTGCTGGTATCGCCATATGATCGTTACAGCAATGTTCTCTATTGGTCAGTGAACCAACAAACAGTTTACAAAACACCGTAGCATAGCTATAATACGTCGAGTAATAACACCCTTATGCGCGAATGGCGGAATTGGTAGACGCGTCAGCTTGAGGGGCTGGTGTCCTTCGGGACGTGGAGGTTCAAGTCCTCTTTCGCGCACCAAAGATAGATTTTTTTAGACGTCAGAATTTTTTCTGACGTCTTTTTTGTTATAATCAAAATATGCCAAAGACTGATCCTTCTTTGATTTCGTTACATTACAGCAGATGATTAAAGATCCCTCTTTAATAAATCTTAACACTACCTTGCGAATACCAAGCAACGTGAAAATGATATAGAATATAGCATCACTGTTGCGGTTTTGTGCTGGTCTAATATATGATGGATATAAAATAAACCTTAATATAGCAACTATTAAAAATGAGGGTGAAATGAATTATATAAAAAAATTAGCAATTGGATCAGCAGCTATAATAAGTGCGAGTGCATTGATGTTCGGCGGCGCAGTTAGTGCTCTGACTTTATTTTCAACAACAACGCAACAAGTAAAAACATTTACGGTGACAGTGCCATATTCACAGATATTAACCGGAAATCAAACAAATAGTCAGTCAATCACACTAAGTAAGGCTGCTCAATTTCCTGCCAGGACAGAGATTTTGTCCGCATATATAGATGTCCTACAACCATTTGGAGATGATACTAGCAGTGATCTTGGTAGCAGTTATGCTGGTCAACTTTATTTTCGTGACACTAAGCACAATGTCAATAAACAGATGAATGGTGCTGACATAAGCAGTACTGGCATAGATTCATCTTACGATGATACTGGTAAAGACCACTTCTATCTTTCTGACAGTCCAGAGTCTGTGGATATACAGGTTAATCAAAATTCAACCCTCGTAAATGTCACGAGCTTAAATAAGGGCTCTTTAAAGATTATTGTCAGTTATATCAATCATTAGTCGCTGACGGCATATTATTGGTCTATAATTGACTTATGTATATCGTTTACTTAGCCTATATGCCTCTTCAGATCGTAGGCGGGAACAGAGTTATATTCGAACAAGTTCGTGAACTCAGTAAGAGAAAACATAGGGTAGAGATTTGGTCAGAGCATTGCTCTGGCCGATCCGTTTTTGAGCCTAACGTAAGTATAAAGAAATATAATCAGGCAGAATTGGATATACCTGACGTTGTAATAGCATGCGATCCTGGTTTTATTAAACCCATCAAAGAATTCCGGAAAACAGGAACCTCATATTTATTATTACAACATGATTTTGAATGGATAATTGAGCAATCTAGAATACCAAACGGGATTGAAATATTCGATGAACTCAAGAATGACGTATTAACTGCTGGGATAAATATATTAACAGTTAGTAAATGGCTAACTTCTAAGATAGCAGAGCAGTTTGAGTTAAAGCCTACACTGATTTCGAATTCTGTAGATACGTCCCTCTTTAAGCCGTCGTCACCGCTCATAAATAACCTCGATGGATCTATCTTAGCGATATATGACCCACAAGAGTGGAAAAACTTTACATATACAACGGATATCATTGCACGTTTAAAATTTAATCATCCACGCTTAAAGTTTATGACTATTTCAGCAACATTGCCTAGCGTTGAGGATGTTAATCTTTCGTACGTAGATACATGGTTCATAAATCCTAGACAAGATGATCTTGCTAAAATATATTCATCGGCAGACATATTTCTAAGTACGTCTTTGAAGGAAGGATTTAGCCTTCCTGGTCTAGAGGCTCTTGCTTGTGCTACAAGTTTAGTTACTACTGATAATGGCGGAAACAGAGATTATGTCAAGGATGGTTATAACTGCGTGATCCTTGACCAGTTCGATATAGAAGGGAGCGTTAAAAAGATGGAAGAGCTCCTAGATAATCATGCGGTGAAGAAGTTATTAATTAAAAATGGCTTAGATACGGTGAAAAATTATCTGTTAATTAATTCTATTGACGCATTAGAAAACACGTTTCTCTCGACGATTAAGACTTGAGTTCTGAATATAAACCTTTAAGTATATAGATCCGATAATTACAAATTTAATATTGTTAGCTTTATTACTGGTCTTTGGGATGAAAAATGAACTGACTAGCTCAGACTGCGGGCTTGAAAGTGAGCAAAAATAAATTTGACAGGTATCGCTAACCTTA carries:
- a CDS encoding glycosyltransferase family 4 protein, with protein sequence MYIVYLAYMPLQIVGGNRVIFEQVRELSKRKHRVEIWSEHCSGRSVFEPNVSIKKYNQAELDIPDVVIACDPGFIKPIKEFRKTGTSYLLLQHDFEWIIEQSRIPNGIEIFDELKNDVLTAGINILTVSKWLTSKIAEQFELKPTLISNSVDTSLFKPSSPLINNLDGSILAIYDPQEWKNFTYTTDIIARLKFNHPRLKFMTISATLPSVEDVNLSYVDTWFINPRQDDLAKIYSSADIFLSTSLKEGFSLPGLEALACATSLVTTDNGGNRDYVKDGYNCVILDQFDIEGSVKKMEELLDNHAVKKLLIKNGLDTVKNYLLINSIDALENTFLSTIKT